The DNA window GTGGTACGTCGACCACGCGCACCCGGAGTACTCCGCCCCCGAGGTGATGCGCGCCCGGGAGGCGGTGGTCAGCGATCGCGCCGGGGAGGAGATCGCCCGCCGTGCGATGGCGATCCTCGCCGCCGCCGACGGCATCCCCGAGGTCGCCCTGTACAAGAACAACACCGACGGCAAGGGTGCGTCCTACGGGACCCACGAGAACTACCTCGTGGACCGTGAGGTGCCCTTCGAGCGCCTGGTCGCGGCGCTGCTGCCGTTCCTCGCCACCCGCCAGGCCCTGGTGGGCGCCGGTCGGGTGGGCCTCGGGACGCGCGGGGAGCGACCCGGCTTCCAGCTCTCCTCCCGCGCGGACTTCATGGAGGCCGAGGTGGGCCTCGAGACCACCCTGAACCGGCCGATCGTGAACACCCGCGACGAACCCCATGCGGACCCGGCCCGCTTCCGCCGGCTGCACGTGATCATCGGCGACGCCAACCTGCTCGAGGAGTCCACCTTCCTCAAGCTCGGCACCACCTCGCTGCTGCTCGCCGCGCTCGAGGCCGAGCACCGCACCGGCACCGCGATCCTCCCGGACCTGCGCCTGGTCGATCCGGTCGCCGCCGTCCGCACCATCAGCCATGACCCGAGCCTGCGCGCCACCGTGCCGCTGGAGGACGGCCGCGAGCTCACGGCGCTCGAGATCCAGCGCGCCCTGCTCGACGCGCTCCACGCCGCGGCCGACGCCGAGGACGAGGAGACGGGCGAGGTGCTGCGGCGCTGGCGGGAGATCCTGGACCTGCTCGAGCAGGATCCGATGCTCGCCGCCGACCGTGTGGAGTGGGTCGCCAAGCTGCGCCTCCTCGAGCGGTACCGCGGCCGCCACGGCCTCCAGTGGGGCGATCCGCGACTGCAGATGGTCGATCTCCAGTACTCCGACCTGCGACCCGGTCGCGGCCTGTTCGCCAAGCTGCGCGCCGCCGGCGCGGTGCCCGCCCTGGTGGACCAGGCCGAGGTCGACGACGCCGTCCTCACCGCCCCCACCAGCACCCGCGCGCACCTGCGCGGCGGGCTGATCGCCGCCCATCGCGGACGCGTCCCCTCCGCCGGATGGGACGCGATCACCCTCGCCGGTCCTGCCGGCGGCCACCGGCTGCGGCTCGCCGATCCTCGCTTGGGCTCCGCGGACTGGTGCGCCCGGCACGGCGTCGACCCCGCAGCGGACCCCGAGACGATCCTGGACGCGTTGCGCCGAGCCGTCGAGCAGAGCTGACCAAGACCGCACCGACCAGCAGATCATCACCGCTCGCAGAGAATCACCGATCGAGGAGGAACCCCATGTCCCAGCAGTCACTGAACGCCCCCGGCTCCGGACCCGACGAGGAGCAGGGCGCCGACGCCGTCACCGGCGGGCAGACCTTCGCCTCGGCCCAGGCGGCCGACGACCTGCTCGACGAGATCGACTCGGTGCTCGAGTCCAACGCCGAGACCTTCGTGCGCTCCTTCGTGCAGAAGGGCGGCCAGTGACCTCATGAAGCGTCGCGTGGGAGGTCTGGAGACCGAGTACGGGCTGGTGTGCGTGCGGGCCGACGGCTCGCGGGCCCTCGAGCCGGAGGCCGCCGCCCGGGAGCTGTTCCGCCCGGTGGTCGCGATGGGCCGTTCCTCGAACGTGTTCCTGCGCAACGCCGCGCGGCTCTACCTCGACGTCGGCTCCCACCCGGAGTACGCCACCGCAGAGTGCGACGACTGGTGGGAGCTGGTCGCGCAGGACCGCGCCGGGGACCGGATCTTCGCCGACCTCGCGGCGCAGGCCAACGCCTGCCTCGCCGAGGACGGCCAGGACGCGCGCATCCATCTGCTGAAGAACAACGTCGACTCCGCCGGCAACGCCTTCGGATCCCACGAGAACTACCTCGTGGATCGACGCGGTGAGTTCACCCGCCTGCCCCGCTATCTGCTGCCCTTCCTGGTCACCCGGCAGATCATCACCGGCGCCGGGGGAGTGGTGCGCTCCGCACCGGAGGACGGCACCGCGTCCCACCGCGCCGCCGCCGCGACTGCCGACGGGACCGCCCGAGAGGCCGATGGCGCCCGGTTCGTGTTCTCCCGTCGCAGCGACCACATGTGGGAGGCGGTCTCCTCGGCGACCACCCGCACCCGGCCGATCATCAACACCCGCGACGAGCCCCACGGCGACCCGACCCGGTTCCGCCGCCTGCACGTCATCGTCGGCGACTCGACCATGAGCGCGGTCTCCACCCACCTCCGCTTCGCCACCACCGATCTGGTGCTTCGGGCGATCGAGTCCGGCCGGGCCCTGCCCGAGCTCGCCCTGCACGACGACATCGCGGCGATCCGGGCCGTCTCGCGCGACCTCGCCGGGACCACGCCGATCCCGCTGGCCGACGGCGGCACCACCACGGCGGTCGAGGTGCAGCAGCGCTGGCTCGACCATGTCTCCGATCTCGCCGACGAGTCCGAGCAGCAGACCCTCCAGGACTGGCAGCGCGCGATCGACGCGGTCCGCACGGGTGATCGCTCCTGGGCCGCCGAGAACCTCGACTGGGCCATCAAGGAGCGCCTGTTCGCCCAGGTGGCCGAGCGCCGCGGCGTGGGGCTCGAGGACCCGGCGATCGAGCGCCTGGACCTCGCCTACCACGACATCGAGCCGGCTCAGGGCGTCTTCCACGCGCTGCGCCGCC is part of the Brachybacterium ginsengisoli genome and encodes:
- the pafA gene encoding Pup--protein ligase translates to MKRRVGGLETEYGLVCVRADGSRALEPEAAARELFRPVVAMGRSSNVFLRNAARLYLDVGSHPEYATAECDDWWELVAQDRAGDRIFADLAAQANACLAEDGQDARIHLLKNNVDSAGNAFGSHENYLVDRRGEFTRLPRYLLPFLVTRQIITGAGGVVRSAPEDGTASHRAAAATADGTAREADGARFVFSRRSDHMWEAVSSATTRTRPIINTRDEPHGDPTRFRRLHVIVGDSTMSAVSTHLRFATTDLVLRAIESGRALPELALHDDIAAIRAVSRDLAGTTPIPLADGGTTTAVEVQQRWLDHVSDLADESEQQTLQDWQRAIDAVRTGDRSWAAENLDWAIKERLFAQVAERRGVGLEDPAIERLDLAYHDIEPAQGVFHALRRRGLAPQGPADERIEAARTTAPTTTRAHLRGQVVTAAQEHGVDHVVDWTTLRLTRPGAMPVQVLDPFTTELPAVDALLEEIRSHGSGSPRSSMPFA
- a CDS encoding ubiquitin-like protein Pup, producing the protein MSQQSLNAPGSGPDEEQGADAVTGGQTFASAQAADDLLDEIDSVLESNAETFVRSFVQKGGQ
- the dop gene encoding depupylase/deamidase Dop — translated: MTAPVPGVSGHGLTTERVMGIETEFGVVHADLEDRARSGAGSSILLSHLVVGAYALLDPAEGERGRRVRWDYGDETPLRDARGFELQRAAAHPSQLTDEVRDAHVPSVELDAPLAGPEVAPDGDDAEVLAWSTQRSIGNAVLRNGARWYVDHAHPEYSAPEVMRAREAVVSDRAGEEIARRAMAILAAADGIPEVALYKNNTDGKGASYGTHENYLVDREVPFERLVAALLPFLATRQALVGAGRVGLGTRGERPGFQLSSRADFMEAEVGLETTLNRPIVNTRDEPHADPARFRRLHVIIGDANLLEESTFLKLGTTSLLLAALEAEHRTGTAILPDLRLVDPVAAVRTISHDPSLRATVPLEDGRELTALEIQRALLDALHAAADAEDEETGEVLRRWREILDLLEQDPMLAADRVEWVAKLRLLERYRGRHGLQWGDPRLQMVDLQYSDLRPGRGLFAKLRAAGAVPALVDQAEVDDAVLTAPTSTRAHLRGGLIAAHRGRVPSAGWDAITLAGPAGGHRLRLADPRLGSADWCARHGVDPAADPETILDALRRAVEQS